Genomic DNA from Perognathus longimembris pacificus isolate PPM17 chromosome 6, ASM2315922v1, whole genome shotgun sequence:
CTCCCCGTTTCCAAGGCTGCTTCTGTTTTGCAGGTCTCCTGCccagtcatttttttccttgtccATCCcctgataaacacacacacacacagaactgcagattgcaaagaagaaaaaagccaatTTGTTGTCGGTAGGAGAGTGTGAAGGGCAGGTTCACCCTCCTTCCCATCAGCTGGTGTGGCTGAGTGGTTGGGGGCAATAGAAAAGGCAGTAGATGCGGTGCATGTGTCACTCTGTACAATATAGAAGAATCTGATATAGATAATTTGTATAAAAGCCACTTGTCCTCATGTCTGTCCTCTTGCTGGCTGGCAGGGCAGGGGGGCACTGGGAAACAAAGAAGCTGGAGGGGTAGGCCAGGGCCCAGGGGCACCCCACAGTCCCTATCCTCTGGCTGTCCCCTTGTGGGGTCACTTTGGATCCTTAGTGGGAGCATAGCAGAGCTCTAGTGGCCGGGACACCTTCCAGAACTTCTCATTCACCAGCTCCAGAGTCAGCGAGCCATTCAGTGTCTAGAGAGGGGGTGcgggggaaagagagggggacggtgaagatggaaaaagaaaggaaagggaaagcggGTCgacaagggagaaggaaaggaaaagggataaTAAAAAGATGGGGCAAAGTGGGAGCAAAGGTTGTaatgagagaaaaacagagaagggagaggggaggagcagaGAGCAAGAGGAGGGTTGCTGAGTTAGGAGGTCGGGCTTGGGGGTGTGTGGCCCCAGGCCTCCCTTCCCTGCCACCCCTGTActgttcccctttccctctcctcccttcttcctgcccCCCTTCCCGCTGGCGGCTCTCACCGTGAAGGCTCCCCCTCCAGGTGCGATGTAGATGGTGTACTGCTTTTCACTGACACCCTCCAGGCTAGGCAGAGCAGGCTCCTCGGGACCGTCACCTCCAgcacccccaccttcccccccacccccgtcaggCCCCCCCGTGTCAGGAGCGCCCCCTCCAGGCCCGCCGGGCTCGCCCGCTTCCTGCTGCTGCCTCCGCTCCAGGGCAATGCGGAGGGCCAAGTACTTGGAGAGATGGTCCACCGTGGCGTTCCCCGTGGTCTTCACATACCTAGGGGGCGGGGACAGGGCAGGTTTAGGGCACAGAAAGGCCTCCAATGGAGGAGGGGTCTTTCCAGAAGGGCCTCTGGGTTGGGGTTTCTTCTGATGGAAGGGCAGGGTGTCTCACCTGGTCTGGCAGTATTCTCCCTTCTCCACAAGCAGAGGGTGGGGCCGGAACACGAGCTCAATTTCTCCACCTGGCTCTGGAGGACTGGGGGCCCCAGGAGGGCTTGGGGGCCCCAGGGTTCCACCGCCCAAAGTGCCTCCCCGATCACCAGAGTCTTCAGAACCAGcacccccacccactcccccagTGCCGCCTCCCCCGGTCCCTACACTGCTGCCTCCGGCACCCCCTCCTCGGGGTCTCTTGGGAGCAGGGCCTGGGGCAGAGTCCGGGGCCGAGTCTGAGCTCACGTCTtctccatccccttctccctccccaggctCTCCTTCCCCCCCACTCATAGTTGTGGTCTGATCTGAGCCAGGCATCGGCCGCCTCACGCGCTGGGCCCTGTAGAAACAAGTAGAAAGCACGGAGGATCATAGGTCTGGATGTTGAACTTGAGAGATCGGGGGAATTGTAAGGATGACACTTAATATTTACCGAACACTAGCAATGTACCAAGGACCCCATGTTTATCTCTATTTTATGGCTTCCAGAGGTTCAGTAACTTGAGATCAAGGGGCTTGCTCTCAAAGTATGGTCCAAGAACCACAAGCATAGGTATCACCTGAGAGCCTTCAGAATTCAGGTTCCCAGGCCCCATTCTAGAGGAGCTCCTGAATCAcagtttgcacttttttttttttggtcggttgtggggcttgaactgggggcctgagtgctgcccctgagctcttttgctcaaggctagtgctctcccactttgggccacagcaccatttccagttttttagttaaaataagagtttcatgggctggggatatggcctagtggctagagtgcttgcctcgtatacatgaggccctaggttcgattccccagcaccacatatacagaaaatggccagaagtggcgctgtggctcaagtggcagagtgctagccttgagcaagaagaagccagggacaatgctcaggccctgagtccaagccccaggactggcaaaaaaaaaaaaaaaaaagagtttcatggacttccctgccgcCAGCTGGCTTCGACaggcaattctcagatttcagtctcttgagtagctgtgctcacaggcacgagccaccagtgtctggccacCAGAGCCACAGTTTGCATTTTTAAACCAGACCTAGAGCGTCTGACCCAGGAGGCGATTTCATGTCCTGGAGGATGAATCCAGAGCTTACACTCGAAATCACTCTACTTCAAATCACTCTAGTTCAACTTCTAGAAAGTTAGATGATGagttattttcttcttaagaATAGTAGTGCCcagtgagcactggtggctcacacctgtaatcctagctactcaggaggctgagatctgaggatcgtcattcaaagccagcctgggcaggaaagtctgtgagactcttatctctaattaaccaccagaaaactggaagtggcgctatggctcaagtggtagagtactagccttgagctcagggacagcgcccaggcccagagttcttcaagacccatgaccaaaaaagaaaaaaaaatagtagtgcCAGTTGTTTACTAAGAAGCTGTAATTTACATCTGTGACTTCCAGACCTAACAATAAGGCTGTGGTCAGCTCTTAGGATGCTAAGTCCCAGAAGCTAGCGGGTAGCAAAGGCAGCGTCAGGAGTTGGACCGGCAgacccacccccccagccctgtATGTGTGGCCTTTTTCCTGACCCGCACACCTGTGCATGGCCTGCATACGCAGACCCTCCTCAATGCTGGAGCTCAGCGCCTGCTGGTTGTGCAGGCGGCTGAGGCGGATGAGCACCCGGTCCTGATGGGCCTCGTATTCCTCTCGGCTAGGATAGATCTTAGAGATCAGGGCGTCGAAGTTGGGGTCTGGCCGTAGGGACCGCTTGGATACTAGCTTTTTCCGACAGGTAGGACACTCCTTGTTCCTGAGATGAAAGAAAGGCAGCCCTGTGGTCAGTCCCAGAGCACTGAGGTCCAGGCagaaccaggactggcagcaGGGCCCCGACGCAGAGCCCTTTTACCCCAtctcaggtgtccctgctgttaCCCGCTGCGCAGGGCTGTGACAATGCAGTCAGAGCAGAAGCGGTGGAGGCACTCCTTGGTGGTCATGGTGTTCTTCAGCATGTCCAGACAGATGGGACACATGAGCTCTGAATGCAGCGATCGAGGGGAAACCGCAATCTCGGTGCCATCCATGATAGCTTCCTGGGTGCATCAGCAAAGGGAAGGTGGTGAGTTGAGAGGAAAGGGACTTTGGAAGCAAAGCAATTCATGAGAAAGGAGTTTTGAGAAATTCAGGGAGACTCTGGACTCTGGGTACCCCTGTGGACCAACCGAGGAAGATGGGAATTCTAAGACTGAAAGGGCCATTGAGAGAATGGGGAGCAGAAGCAATTAGGGCTTATTGAGAGAAGGAGCTATgctgggcacctgtaatcctagctactcaggaggctcagatctgaggatcgaaattCAAAGCCATACTCAAATTTAAAGCCATATTCAAAGTGATatacgcttatctccaatgaactactcagaaaagctggaaatggcactgtggctcaactggtagagcactggccttgagacaaaaaatctcagggacagtgcctaggacctgagttcaagctccaggagtagcacattaaaaaaaaaaaaaaaaagagtaggagcTTTGGAATTGGAGGATCTGGGGTTGTGAGGTTCGGTGGGGAGCCTGTTAAGAGGTGAGTTTCGGAGAGCTCAACAAATTTTCCTAAAAGTGTGGTCTTCCTGCTACTTATATCAGAACTCTAGGGTGCCTGTTACAAATTCAGATTCTGGGGTCTCACTACACTACTGGGTCAGAGTATTGGGACAGGGAGTTGCTTTAAATAAACAACCCAAGGGGAGTCTTGTATACGCTGACCCATAACATTGGGAGGGACAATGATGGTAATTTTCGTTGTCTGTTTGCCATCTTTCCAATAAAGATAGTAACATTCGCTCTACCTCTCTTGGAACGGCTGTTGTGAGGATCAAATACGATTACGCGAGATAAATGTGAAAGTGCTTTAAAAAGATTCAggtgatggcggggggggggtttcGGTCGAATAGAGCAAAGAACGGGAAGGGAGCTgtgcgcggggggtgggggtgggggtcggggttTGGCGGGAGGGGGGTGAGCCGGGACGGGGGAGTCCCTGTCACCTGCGGGGTCCGATGCAGCTCGTACAGACTCAGTTCCCACGTTTTGCTCGCATTCTGGGCATTCGCCGGCGTCGTCATGGCGACCAGGCACAGACCCCCCACCGGGGCTCCGCCGCCGAGGAGAccaaggctggggaggggggaacgggAGGCGGTGTTGGGGGGCCGCCTCGAGCAGACCCCGCCCCTCGCGGCTCCCCTcggggcccccgccccgcgccgccgcggCCCCTCACCGGCTCCGGCCGTccgcgcccgcgccgccgccgccgccgccgcccaggcccaggctccgGGGCCGACGCGGCTCGGCCCGCGGCTCCCGCTCAGACAGtagctcccgccgccgccgccgccgccgccgccatggcCCGGGCCCGGGCTGCGTCActtccgcccgcccctccccccgccgggaCGTCACCCGCCGCTCCGGGCGCGGGTGGCTGCGACGTGGACGCCGGGGCTCCCCCGCCCCGGAGACGCGCCGGCCCCGCCGAGCCCCCGGCGCCCCGCGAGCCCGGCCGGCGCGGGGACCCCAGCCCTGCGCCCCGCGGCCAGCCGcgccccccagccccgggcctcaCCCCGGCGTCGGGGGGACCCCGGACAGGGCGACGGGGCGCCCCGGGCAGGGGCCACCTCCCCCACGCgcggcctgggggtggggtgggggggtctcgcCCTCGCCCAGCTCCCCCAGTCCCAGCCCGGGGTCCCGGGCGGAGGAACGTGGCGCCCGGTCACCGGCCCCTGGAACCCTCGGGTCCCCCgagcgccccgcgccgccccgcgccgccctccGACCCCCTCTCCCCCTCGAGGTCTGGGGGCGGCGGCTCGGGACGTCCAGACTCAACTCTCGGCCGGAGCCATAGACTCGAGAATTGCGTTTGGACAATCAGGAGCCGCGGcccgggcgggggagggagacCCCACGCGGGAGCGGGGGCCCCACGCACGGGACGGGGCCCCCCGGGGACGGGGCGTGCGCGTGGGTGGGGGACACACAGGGCGGGACGTCTAGCGTGGAAAGTGGACAGAGGCCTCCTCAGGActctggaggagaggaagagaacagagaggagaggagagccgaGGAGGGAGAGCCGCGATCCCCATTGAGGGCAGGGAATGAAGAGGCAGACCGGGCAAGAGGAGACCATGACCGGCCTTCTCTCCCCACCAGCCTGAACTGGGGCTTCAGGACTTGGGCTATGGCTGCCAGGGGGTGGCCTGTCTCCGGGACAAGTCAGCAGTgggtcccctctcctcccaccccagttCCCC
This window encodes:
- the Ring1 gene encoding E3 ubiquitin-protein ligase RING1 codes for the protein MTTPANAQNASKTWELSLYELHRTPQEAIMDGTEIAVSPRSLHSELMCPICLDMLKNTMTTKECLHRFCSDCIVTALRSGNKECPTCRKKLVSKRSLRPDPNFDALISKIYPSREEYEAHQDRVLIRLSRLHNQQALSSSIEEGLRMQAMHRAQRVRRPMPGSDQTTTMSGGEGEPGEGEGDGEDVSSDSAPDSAPGPAPKRPRGGGAGGSSVGTGGGGTGGVGGGAGSEDSGDRGGTLGGGTLGPPSPPGAPSPPEPGGEIELVFRPHPLLVEKGEYCQTRYVKTTGNATVDHLSKYLALRIALERRQQQEAGEPGGPGGGAPDTGGPDGGGGEGGGAGGDGPEEPALPSLEGVSEKQYTIYIAPGGGAFTTLNGSLTLELVNEKFWKVSRPLELCYAPTKDPK
- the LOC125353510 gene encoding uncharacterized protein LOC125353510, whose product is MSLCMPDTPGLFGGRGFCPIPPFTGSAVLVPSPQLLGSYGPHGWFVLSSILVSSLVLEGGLGTGGPPPPSPFSRSPSPFSPPYNSCSRPGVGWGGLGEGARIRGMDQPMKGAGGEQKGGGWEEEEGEGVRANRHWRPHKDWPRTEEDREVGGNWGGRRGDPLLTCPGDRPPPGSHSPSPEAPVQAGGERRPVMVSSCPVCLFIPCPQWGSRLSLLGSPLLSVLFLSSRVLRRPLSTFHARRPALCVPHPRARPVPGGPRPVRGAPAPAWGLPPPPGPRLLIVQTQFSSLWLRPRVESGRPEPPPPDLEGERGSEGGAGRRGALGGPEGSRGR